ttgtaattgaaaattatgaatGTATGACTTTCATGGACTGGTCAATTCTATGGAACAAATTGTTTTCGGAAGTATGCTATAAATGGCAAATGATTGGTGATAAATACTTGTACGCTGGAAGTTCATTCGGTTGTATGTGGAGGTGCTTATtcaatttgaagtattattcattactaaaatcttatatttcatTTCTCAAGAAGGTTAATATACATGAAGTATAAAGCATCTTACTGCACTCTTATGCATTTTGAAGGCCTTACTAACATAATTTcaaatgttgtttttgttttcatgtcTAGCTTCTTAACAGTCATAAACTTCATGCAGGGGCTTGCTTCTACAAGCATTTGCGCCATTTGAAAAGCCAGAAACAGCttgttttatctttgatttgCCTTTCCCTAGCATGGCTATTCTCCGGATGACCTTCAGTAGCCGACGGGCACACTTCCGTTGAGAAGTCCAGCTTACTGAACTAATGCAGCTGCCTACTTGGTAGATGGGGTTCCTTTTCTTGATCACTGTTCCATTATCGGAATCAAACATTCTGAAGCTCAATGTTTCTGGCGTTATTCGATCTGATTCCTTTGGTGTGTTTTGGCAATGAAGGATCTGTTTCAAGGATGTAAGCTCCTCTTCGAGGACCTGAATCCTAAAACTCGTTGACTCATATTCTGCCTTTGCAAGTTCAGACTTGTGCACAGCTATATCTTGCCGCAGCAGGGAGCAAAGAGACATTCCTGGAGTTTCTCCATCTTCGGTTGTAGGTTTATATGGCTTGTCTTCAACAGTTGGACTTGTTGGCAGTTGGCATCTGGAGCTTGAGATGCTGCCAGAGAAGTCTCTGCTCTGCATGTACCTGAAAGAATCTGAACATTCTCTGAAGGCCTGGTGTGTTTGCAATTGTTGAACAAACAATGCTTGGACTATCAAGCGAAGTGGCATCTGCTCATTTTGAACTGCTTGGATGCATGCTTCCTGTGATAGTTTCTGACAATTGAGGTACTTGCAGACCGATGACTTCTCTTCGATGGATAAATCACTGTGTTTCTgataaaatatatcatcaaacaacACAGTTGTCAgatatatacaaaattcaatGTGAATAAAGAGATAAATTGGGAGGCAGTTAGAGGTCTTCAAAACTTACAGATAAGAAAGTGTTCATCGCATAGTATAAATGATCATGTGTTTCTCTATCCTCAATTGGTACTGTTTCAATGAGTTCCATGAATCTTATCGGTCCCAGCTTTGGATTAGCAGCGATTTTCACTAGATAGGCATCCCATAATTCAGCAACAACAGCATTATTAATCAAAGGAGTGCATCCACTGCAGTTGGTCTCCTCCTTTGATGTTACATATCTCGATATGATCCTCTCCATTGTTTCCACTTCTGGAGATGATGCAACATTCTGTACATTCTTTTCAGGCAGGAGAAAATGTTCGACTCGTGCAAATTGCAGTAGAGCCGCAGCTTGATCTTCCAACTTCATCCTACCTTCCATGCTTAAACTGAGAGTAAGTGACCGGGAAAGCAAGGCAAAGTAAAAAGCTGCGGGAAGTACTCTACAAGCCTTATCTCCAACCGGAAGCAACTCAATAATGCCTACTAAGATCATTGAAACCTTATTATCTGCATTATCACTGCCATCTTCCTCTGCTGTGTTCTCCCAAAATTTATGTGTCTTCTTCGAAAGCACCCATTTGTTGGCGTAGAACATAATCACCGGGCTCACGTACTTCTCCCTCATGCCTTGTCGTCTCATGGATGCAATTATCCTTTGGAAGAATCCAAAAGGCAAAGCTATGAGATCTTTGATCCAAAGGTCTTGACCAGCTATTCCCTTCACTTTCTCGCAGTCCCAACCGGCTAAGGCATCGAGGGTGGTGACTATTGGCCGGTCTCGTTTATCCTCTGGATCAAGTATCTCCATGCAAGCCATGAAAGCTAGAGATTCCACGCATCGACTCACAATCAGAAGCTCTTCAGACCAAGGGAGCAGTGGCTGGCATTTCTGAAGAACTATGAGTGTATCATCCCAATTCTGCAACACCACTTGGTTGAGATACAAGTCTGACCTCTCACAAAGATTCGCAGAACAATACATTTCTGTCATCTCAAGGAACTCCGCAGCGCATCGAAGAGCAGCGACATTGAATGGATCAAAAGGAAGCAAGGACTCATAGCTAAATAAGGCTACCATCTCAAAGCTCTCCAAACCACCCGGGAACTGCTCTGGCAGCTCAATGTCAAAGCCTTCAATCATCGCCTTCTGGAAGTACCCGGACTTCGATTTCAAAGGTGACTATcaacaaaccaaaaaataggatcAATGAAAATTCAGTAACACTAATTGTTGCTAAATTGTTCTACCTCATGTAGATTGAAAATTTCACCGTTTACTCGAACACAAGCTCTTGCCGGCGAGCCAGTCTCTTTACTCCTGCAAAAAAAGCAATGAAACAGTTGCAGTGAAGAAGGAACAAGATGAAAATTGGAAACATTGATTGTTATACCAAGCAAGCACTCTGGTTTTAAGTAAAACTCCTGCATTTGGACTTGAGAAAGGACTTGTCTTTGCACTATCAGACTTCATTGTTGGATTGAATGCATGAAGAGAGATTTGGGAAGCATAAAAGCTATAAGAAGTGATTGAATAAGAGATAAATAGTATGAATGTGATGCACTTGTTACAAGGGAGCAAGTCAAAGGTCTTTGGAGGGAATAGTAAATGAGAGTGCACGAATGGGAGTTGAATCCTAGTTTTCAGGCTTAGATTTTGGGACatttttgtgtatttattatatatatatatatatatttgtgtatgtGATCACCTTATTCTTTGTAATGTGCTCACTTTGCTTCAGTTATTGATCACTtgtgctttgcttgcaatttgCTCTTCCTTGAATCATGCCTTGGGTTTTGTGAGTTGCTTGAGATGTTGACTAAATTTGATgagcttttattttaaatttttctttctttttttaagtcttggatttggtttgaatttttttttttcttattagtaCCATTTATGTTTGATGAACAACTTTTCCTAATCCTTTGAAGAGTATTTACACAGAGAAAAGAAAACTCTTAACGAAAATTTTCTTTGGtttgttaaaaattataattttgcttttttttctgagaaatttttatactaatttgatttggtttttattaaaacaacttAGAAAGAGGTAATTAGAAGCTTAACTCTATTCCTCAAAATTAATGATGAATTTaagagaataataataagaaattatttCCATAGAATTAAGCacattctaattaaaaaaaaaaagaaatgaaataaatcCACTtcagttatatttatttaaaaaaaataaaaaatgagtaattaattcaatgtaatttaaaaattctgCCCCTAGTTTATGATTTTGGAGAAACTAAGTACACCATTAACATTAATGATGGTCGTGGTGGTGAATATATGCTTAATTTCACCGGAGGAGtagtataataaatttaatggtGTGAAATCAAACGTAACGCCGCAGACGGCACGGAGTAGATAAAACGGGTGGGAATTTTGTGTGCACTCGTTCCTTTGTCGGCTAACACCCAACCATTTTCAATCCCTATAATCAAACCCCtccaatttattattattattattattattattattattattattattattatatataatattataatcatattatatatatatattacattattacTCTGGCAATACGTTTTATGTGAACATTTCGTAGAGCATCaacaaagaatgaaaaattagagagaaaataaaagagagagacaAAGATAAAGGTGAAGAGAGATGGTGAATAATAATAGCAGTGATGAGGATTGTGCTTGGTTTTAAGAGGgtaaattaattagttaaaaaaaaaaatctatagggGGTGCAAATCTCGATAGATGTGATTAAAAGGTTTATTGTTGAGATGATGATTGAACAGTTGTTACATGATTATTGTTCATCCCATTTTTACTATGTATTTGTTGACTGCACTATTGATGAATACGGTTTATTTTACTGTTCACACTAATGGATGATGTGCAATCATTGGATTCAAATTTAAAGCTCATATAAGGGCATCCGTAGATAGACTGGTCATCtatgctatgtttggattgaggaccggcgagggaaagtaaagtaaagcgagggttttggagggtcagaGTCGGCCCTTCCCTCGTTTGGAttggtatttttaatttaatgaaaggAAAGAAAGGGGTAACTCTGACCCTCCAAAACCTTCCGAAACCCCCTTTTCCTGCCAATTTGGGGTGCCAAGAGGAAGAACCTcgtaaatattttcaaattttttaaaagaccttattacccttaatttttttaaattaattacataacaccacttcataaattttttctttcatttttttcaatctaaatttattttaataagtatTCACATGACACCCATCACAacctttgtttttatgtatttctttttttgtttgcttatttttttaatctatttatttatattgtgttttttatttctcaattcatccttagaataatttatcttaatagaATTCTATTCTCAATTTAATTCTATTGCTATCGAAATTTTATTcgaagtacaaataaaatttaaattttttttaagtgagaaaaaaactaataattatctaattcaacatgattattatgctatgaattaaaatatcttttataaattatgtgattagacattaatgcaattgtattttattataatttgataatttgtagtgattagaataaattatttgcaagaatttagtttatagattatttttaaaaaacaataattaattggtTTAAAATATAGGTTATTTCCTAGAAATTTATTCTTCAAGATGCATCTTTCcggctttttttaaaaatattgtatttttttaaaaattatttaccaaaataagtattttttaaattaattaccaaaatgcgcAAAAACTACCACTAGATCCTACAGCAGCGCCGTCGTCTGGATGACGATGaggatgttggggatgccgttcaacttactccggggtgaagtaacggttagtGCGGAAGCTTACTAAAGAGGGTTTAGAGAGAAGAGAGCATGAGAGATGGAGGCAAGAGAGACAAGATACAAGAGATGTATTCACAAATGagggacttctttattgcataaTACTTAGGATGGGTGGATACAAGGGAAGGGATGGATGAGATTAGATCGGGAGAGTATTGGATTCGATCTCCTCCCTTACAACCCAAGggtgccttatataggctccaagagacTTAACCCTCAAGCAACTAAACTCATGGTTAGCTAACTTAACCATGGTTGGACACTATTACAGACAAGACacatacctaattgtcatgtagcTAACATGACAATTGCCAAACTTATTAAGTACAAGCATGCTCTTCAACGATAGAAACCATCATTGCTACAATTGACCTATTTTTacatactaaaaaaacaaataccgactcctttacatattaaaaacaaacaacaccgCCTCATCCCACCAAAAGATGAGCAATAGTTATGTCTTCATGTGGAGAGTCTTCTGAATCTTGTGGGAAGTGGCCATTAGGAATGCCCAAAGGAAGTTCGTTGTCTTGATCCTCGATTATTGGAAGATAGTTTGAAGAATAGTCTCCCATATGTTGGAGTGAGATAGTTGCATTTACGCCTTTGAAGTGTCGATCTGAAGGTTTATTATACTTGAGGTTTGCAAATGGAATATCGATAGGAAGTACCTCTTTTCTTGAGTAGACTTTCATAGTAGAATCCTCCATTGCTAAGGGATAGTAATAGGACTGTCTGATGCTGATGAAGGTGAATGCTCGCCATAAAGAAAGTTGTTCAGTGACGGGAATAGTAAATGATCGCATTTCTTCCGTGAATACTTCAGCTTGAATATGCAGCTTGATACTGGAAATGATTTCATGAATAATTCCACAGTGATTTGATGTCTTGCATCTTCCAAGTATCCTTCTTCGTAACCTCGGTGGAATTGACTTGATTGAGAGATTGATGATCGCAGTAGTTTTAGCTTTTTGAATATCTTTGTCAATAGATATGAAAGCTTCCAAAGGTTTCTCGTAAGAACTTGATCCGTTTTGGCCTTGTAAGTATTAGTCTCACTGATCATGCCATATTGTAGTAGCCTTTCAACACCGAATAATATCCCTTTTATTTCTTGGTCGATCCAGAAGATAGATCAAAAAGATGCTTTTAACAATGAAGAAGCCTTTTTCACATCGCGCCTTGATGGCGGTGTGCTGAGTCTTGATATAGATCAACGGAGAATGCCATGCCATGAGGATGTATCTTTTCTCTGGCCATTTCTTGAAGTAGTATTTGAGTTTGGACAAAGTCTTCATATGCTGTCTTGAGAACTTTCtgtaaaattatttgttgtacatCTTGAATAACTGGAGGGAACctttcaagagtttcttctttttgtttctgaTTTTGAATCATATGCTGGGATATTTCTTTGTAGTCTTCCGTTACCTTTTGGAGCTTTTTGTTGagttcttcaatttcttttttcttaacatCAATTTCagtttctaataattttattgttcgGTCTTGGGCAATGAAGTGTTCAACGGGTCAGTGG
The DNA window shown above is from Dioscorea cayenensis subsp. rotundata cultivar TDr96_F1 chromosome 12, TDr96_F1_v2_PseudoChromosome.rev07_lg8_w22 25.fasta, whole genome shotgun sequence and carries:
- the LOC120274039 gene encoding BTB/POZ domain-containing protein At5g48130 isoform X1, whose product is MSQNLSLKTRIQLPFVHSHLLFPPKTFDLLPCNKCITFILFISYSITSYSFYASQISLHAFNPTMKSDSAKTSPFSSPNAGVLLKTRVLAWSKETGSPARACVRVNGEIFNLHESPLKSKSGYFQKAMIEGFDIELPEQFPGGLESFEMVALFSYESLLPFDPFNVAALRCAAEFLEMTEMYCSANLCERSDLYLNQVVLQNWDDTLIVLQKCQPLLPWSEELLIVSRCVESLAFMACMEILDPEDKRDRPIVTTLDALAGWDCEKVKGIAGQDLWIKDLIALPFGFFQRIIASMRRQGMREKYVSPVIMFYANKWVLSKKTHKFWENTAEEDGSDNADNKVSMILVGIIELLPVGDKACRVLPAAFYFALLSRSLTLSLSMEGRMKLEDQAAALLQFARVEHFLLPEKNVQNVASSPEVETMERIISRYVTSKEETNCSGCTPLINNAVVAELWDAYLVKIAANPKLGPIRFMELIETVPIEDRETHDHLYYAMNTFLSKHSDLSIEEKSSVCKYLNCQKLSQEACIQAVQNEQMPLRLIVQALFVQQLQTHQAFRECSDSFRYMQSRDFSGSISSSRCQLPTSPTVEDKPYKPTTEDGETPGMSLCSLLRQDIAVHKSELAKAEYESTSFRIQVLEEELTSLKQILHCQNTPKESDRITPETLSFRMFDSDNGTVIKKRNPIYQVGSCISSVSWTSQRKCARRLLKVIRRIAMLGKGKSKIKQAVSGFSNGANACRSKPLHEVYDC
- the LOC120274039 gene encoding BTB/POZ domain-containing protein At5g48130 isoform X2, producing MIEGFDIELPEQFPGGLESFEMVALFSYESLLPFDPFNVAALRCAAEFLEMTEMYCSANLCERSDLYLNQVVLQNWDDTLIVLQKCQPLLPWSEELLIVSRCVESLAFMACMEILDPEDKRDRPIVTTLDALAGWDCEKVKGIAGQDLWIKDLIALPFGFFQRIIASMRRQGMREKYVSPVIMFYANKWVLSKKTHKFWENTAEEDGSDNADNKVSMILVGIIELLPVGDKACRVLPAAFYFALLSRSLTLSLSMEGRMKLEDQAAALLQFARVEHFLLPEKNVQNVASSPEVETMERIISRYVTSKEETNCSGCTPLINNAVVAELWDAYLVKIAANPKLGPIRFMELIETVPIEDRETHDHLYYAMNTFLSKHSDLSIEEKSSVCKYLNCQKLSQEACIQAVQNEQMPLRLIVQALFVQQLQTHQAFRECSDSFRYMQSRDFSGSISSSRCQLPTSPTVEDKPYKPTTEDGETPGMSLCSLLRQDIAVHKSELAKAEYESTSFRIQVLEEELTSLKQILHCQNTPKESDRITPETLSFRMFDSDNGTVIKKRNPIYQVGSCISSVSWTSQRKCARRLLKVIRRIAMLGKGKSKIKQAVSGFSNGANACRSKPLHEVYDC